One genomic region from Leptospiraceae bacterium encodes:
- a CDS encoding putative Ig domain-containing protein, giving the protein MKKLALVVLGFSIFLHACNVSISNSSSKDNILRLFSFNNSASNHTELKLSIQGTVKDSKGNPVPNALIPLSSESLSTSTSVQRTTNLSSIRCVDYDTRKGKLMCLLVLKTKNLNSGSSCLKLYYGKKEDTASEAIATFSGLKSGDELRLVHQRIIPELADRFLIYSCDNQQNTLLSSETFTDVASGTISDASGNYTLALSSGKKHSLSIQTPSTDLGSISIDLSNYTSKESLEELRNDSTKLIVSTSGSIQIEIKITEVKSESIAEAKTTVETNTTTETATTSISGITVLTDAIKTDPVFTIENPPLSLSYNSSSFTFAKNSSITTLSPIVTGGNPTSYSISPALPSGLSFNTNTGQISGIPSGINNTQTFTITGMNSSGSVSTSLSITVNDIVPAITYTSNTHYFTINAPITTLGPTVSGGVPTSYSITPALPSGLSFNTNTGQISGTPTVISNLLNYTVTASNSGGNASTVLYIGVEGLNYVLDFDGVDDRLTTSTMIPYNSSTFTIAAWIKTSAGGIIFSWGSPVVSNYTTLEVYLGKVRCAIGNSNLNKTYVDGVATVNTASWIHIAVVKRANDAVDLYVNGILDFSGTVNSLHYTNSPTDTSIGGGLINNIYQTFFTGKIEDLSIWNVEKSSAEILALKTTPPLGNEAGLVAYYRFNTGSGTAVPDNSTAGTYSGTLYNFALTGTASNWIQEAHP; this is encoded by the coding sequence ATGAAGAAATTGGCTTTAGTCGTTTTAGGTTTTTCCATTTTTTTACATGCCTGCAATGTTTCCATTTCAAACTCATCCTCAAAGGATAATATTCTCAGGCTTTTTAGTTTTAATAATTCCGCCTCGAATCATACTGAACTTAAACTTTCGATCCAGGGAACCGTAAAAGATAGCAAAGGTAACCCGGTTCCGAATGCTCTCATTCCGCTTTCTTCAGAATCCCTGAGTACCTCGACTTCAGTTCAGAGAACTACAAATTTATCTTCAATTCGTTGTGTAGACTACGACACCCGAAAAGGGAAACTCATGTGTCTTCTGGTTTTAAAGACAAAGAATTTAAACTCCGGCTCTTCCTGTTTGAAATTATACTATGGAAAAAAAGAGGATACAGCGTCCGAAGCCATAGCGACTTTTTCCGGGCTTAAATCCGGGGATGAACTACGTCTGGTTCACCAAAGGATTATCCCTGAATTAGCCGACAGATTCCTGATTTATTCCTGTGATAATCAACAAAATACCCTGCTCAGTTCTGAAACTTTCACGGATGTAGCCTCCGGAACAATAAGTGATGCAAGTGGGAATTATACCTTAGCTCTAAGTTCCGGAAAAAAACACAGCTTATCGATTCAAACTCCTTCAACCGATCTGGGTTCCATATCTATTGATCTTTCTAACTATACAAGTAAAGAGTCTTTAGAAGAATTAAGGAATGATAGTACAAAACTTATAGTTTCAACCAGCGGCTCTATCCAAATAGAAATTAAAATAACTGAGGTCAAAAGCGAATCAATTGCAGAAGCAAAAACTACTGTCGAAACCAACACAACGACCGAGACTGCAACAACATCTATATCGGGTATTACTGTTTTGACAGATGCCATCAAGACAGATCCGGTTTTTACTATAGAAAACCCACCCTTAAGTCTTTCTTATAATTCGAGTAGTTTCACTTTTGCAAAGAATAGTTCAATAACAACGTTATCACCTATTGTTACCGGAGGAAATCCAACATCCTATTCAATATCTCCAGCCTTGCCTTCCGGTTTAAGCTTCAATACAAATACAGGACAGATCAGTGGAATTCCATCCGGCATCAATAACACTCAAACCTTTACTATTACAGGAATGAACTCAAGTGGGTCTGTCAGTACAAGCCTTAGCATAACGGTAAATGACATAGTACCTGCAATTACTTATACATCGAATACTCATTATTTCACAATTAATGCCCCTATTACTACCTTAGGTCCGACGGTAAGCGGAGGTGTTCCCACATCCTATTCCATAACACCTGCCTTACCTTCCGGTTTAAGCTTCAATACAAATACAGGACAGATCAGCGGAACTCCTACAGTTATATCAAATCTCTTAAACTATACAGTTACTGCCAGTAATTCAGGTGGAAATGCTTCCACTGTTTTATACATAGGAGTAGAAGGATTAAACTATGTATTAGATTTTGATGGTGTTGATGATAGGCTTACAACTTCAACAATGATTCCTTATAATTCTTCTACCTTCACGATTGCAGCCTGGATAAAAACCAGCGCAGGAGGCATTATTTTCTCCTGGGGTTCTCCGGTAGTTTCTAATTATACTACCCTTGAAGTATATCTCGGAAAAGTTCGTTGTGCCATTGGAAATAGTAACCTCAATAAAACCTATGTAGATGGAGTGGCTACCGTTAATACAGCTTCATGGATTCACATTGCTGTTGTTAAAAGAGCCAATGATGCTGTTGATTTGTATGTGAATGGAATATTAGATTTTTCGGGAACAGTAAATTCTTTACATTATACCAATTCTCCTACTGATACTTCTATCGGTGGAGGACTCATTAATAATATTTACCAAACATTTTTTACCGGCAAAATTGAAGATTTAAGCATCTGGAATGTGGAGAAATCAAGCGCTGAGATTTTAGCTTTAAAAACCACTCCTCCTCTTGGTAACGAAGCAGGTCTTGTGGCTTATTATCGTTTCAACACGGGAAGTGGTACAGCAGTACCCGATAACAGTACAGCAGGAACCTATAGCGGCACTCTGTATAACTTTGCCCTGACGGGTACCGCTTCGAATTGGATACAGGAAGCTCATCCGTAA
- a CDS encoding DUF3859 domain-containing protein, translating into MRLIILGFIVFYLGIVFGLYSEEVFCRIEAYGILEPQGNTFYSFEEEKLVKRYKSVHLIQKTSHIDPVLGLNFGIIYKLYNIYTDGHLDTVEERILFPSQGKKQRELIQISSKILPENGVAESFMIFSFDQEEEMKIGTWFFQILYRGKILCGFSFEVQKEDDFHPPRLKLK; encoded by the coding sequence ATGCGTTTAATAATTCTGGGCTTTATTGTTTTTTACCTTGGAATAGTATTTGGTCTTTATTCGGAAGAAGTTTTTTGCAGGATAGAAGCATATGGTATTTTAGAACCACAGGGAAATACATTTTATAGCTTTGAAGAAGAAAAGTTAGTGAAAAGATATAAATCTGTTCACCTTATTCAGAAAACAAGCCACATAGATCCGGTTTTGGGTTTGAACTTTGGTATTATATATAAACTTTATAACATTTATACTGACGGACACCTGGATACAGTTGAAGAGCGAATCTTATTTCCTTCTCAGGGGAAAAAGCAGAGAGAATTGATTCAGATATCGAGTAAGATTCTTCCGGAGAATGGCGTGGCCGAATCTTTTATGATTTTCTCATTTGATCAGGAAGAAGAAATGAAAATCGGAACCTGGTTTTTCCAGATTTTATACCGGGGGAAAATTTTATGTGGGTTTTCGTTCGAGGTTCAGAAGGAGGATGATTTTCATCCTCCTCGTTTAAAGTTAAAATAG
- a CDS encoding TonB-dependent receptor, which yields MWILNSFLFIIFSFSLGLSSEPVPTKTLFYVPLKAFRFQRDKNLEKDLNLKISEKLKSENYPILFGTDDELESNLIQAKREGAGLAISVYYTRNRLGNLELYAQAYNIETGYVIDAVSIRDDMIIFSELKLEPEEFRIEDSKRVELFMKRLEMLVRLNSSGKERPENLNRELIDTPLSQAVNFPIHILDDKEEAKSAFQLIEDQQVVTATRTKTSVREAPAAVYVVSARDIRLRGYRTLSDVLHDLPGFDFQHTYGVYPDLIHQRGLIGTMQRTLLYIDGIPDNNIFENAMLGGTVRFPLNNVKRIEVVSGPASAIYGANAFNGIINIITKDGESEPGSHVDVSYGTWEKHFTNPGYSFSLSTRGKSGEIQYSVGAYYYQTAGPNFAGIQKLDKPNYGATDENPFYNYNYDPFYYYEKKACGGSICNPGESAVGYYSSPAYNNSREDTYNITAKFQKGGLRFETVNWQYLQAEGLFGNGTQWIDTKQRGLETNKFDTRNNLRRLGILLGYLKSGEKGFSGSNWDVKNNSILMGYLHNITDSLNIDTEVIVRQTDIINSSQDSYPRTLGPGAYYQPGDVDIADTYDRPDYAYQLEERLQWNPSSKLSTITGVVAKHFVAARDYGSFERYRYNNFAVYLQQQYKPVEKLSLMAGYRHDYTSSYGSANTPRLSAIYFWNKDLSFKFLLGTAFREPSGEELYSLTPQRKPNESLRPELLRSYELGFAYRFLKRYFVSAQSYYNSISNLILEVQTQDRAEIQGKFPNGDNPWNQYQNIGKAKIFGLELEGKLSITDSLSLDSNYTYNYGYYYDLPSSLQKSPSTVGRKGDNLKDDIYLATYKAITGNDSVISKGEIPNIAPNKFFLGFSYFIRKNVSVYMGMNFVDARKTIATNPEKKVAPYKFIKFNFRWEDFLYEGMYVQVHINNLWNEQFFDPGIRVADGNFYPSLHPLERRNIWLTLGYKF from the coding sequence ATGTGGATATTAAATTCTTTTTTATTTATAATTTTTTCTTTTTCTCTGGGTTTAAGTTCAGAGCCCGTGCCAACTAAAACACTTTTCTATGTACCCTTGAAAGCTTTTCGTTTTCAGAGAGATAAAAATTTAGAAAAGGACTTGAATCTAAAAATATCCGAGAAGCTAAAATCTGAGAACTACCCTATTCTTTTCGGCACTGATGATGAACTTGAAAGTAATCTAATACAGGCTAAACGGGAAGGAGCCGGTCTGGCTATTAGCGTGTACTATACCCGAAACCGATTGGGGAACCTTGAATTGTATGCCCAGGCGTATAATATTGAAACCGGCTATGTGATTGATGCTGTCTCGATTCGAGATGATATGATTATTTTTTCCGAGCTGAAATTAGAACCGGAAGAGTTTCGTATAGAGGATTCCAAACGAGTGGAACTTTTTATGAAACGTCTGGAAATGCTTGTTCGGTTGAATTCTTCCGGTAAAGAAAGGCCGGAGAATCTAAACCGGGAATTAATTGATACCCCGCTTTCCCAGGCAGTGAATTTTCCTATTCATATTTTAGATGACAAGGAAGAAGCCAAAAGTGCCTTTCAATTAATCGAGGATCAGCAGGTGGTTACCGCGACACGAACAAAAACCAGTGTTCGGGAGGCCCCGGCAGCCGTATACGTGGTAAGTGCCCGGGATATTCGACTCAGAGGCTATAGAACCCTTTCGGATGTATTGCACGATTTACCCGGATTTGATTTTCAGCATACTTACGGAGTGTATCCTGATCTGATTCATCAGAGGGGTTTAATCGGAACTATGCAAAGAACTCTTTTGTATATAGATGGAATTCCGGATAATAATATTTTTGAAAACGCAATGTTGGGAGGGACGGTTCGGTTTCCATTAAATAATGTAAAGCGTATCGAAGTAGTATCCGGCCCGGCATCGGCTATTTATGGAGCCAATGCGTTTAATGGAATTATTAATATTATTACAAAGGATGGAGAGTCTGAACCGGGTAGCCATGTAGATGTAAGTTACGGAACCTGGGAAAAACATTTTACTAACCCCGGTTATTCTTTCAGTTTATCTACTCGTGGGAAATCCGGTGAGATTCAATATAGTGTAGGTGCCTATTATTATCAAACCGCCGGGCCAAATTTTGCCGGAATACAAAAATTGGATAAGCCCAATTATGGCGCAACGGATGAGAATCCCTTTTATAATTATAATTACGACCCTTTTTATTATTATGAAAAAAAAGCCTGCGGAGGAAGTATTTGTAACCCGGGTGAATCTGCGGTGGGATATTATTCTTCTCCTGCTTATAATAATTCAAGGGAAGATACTTACAATATAACAGCAAAATTTCAAAAAGGGGGGCTTCGTTTTGAGACAGTAAACTGGCAGTATTTGCAAGCAGAAGGATTATTTGGAAATGGAACTCAATGGATTGATACAAAACAAAGAGGTCTGGAAACTAATAAGTTTGATACGAGAAATAATCTAAGAAGACTTGGGATTTTACTCGGATATTTAAAAAGTGGTGAAAAAGGATTTAGCGGTTCTAATTGGGATGTGAAGAATAATAGTATTCTTATGGGCTATTTACATAATATTACGGATAGCTTAAATATCGATACCGAAGTGATTGTAAGGCAAACCGATATTATTAATTCCAGCCAGGACTCGTATCCCCGTACCTTAGGCCCCGGCGCATATTACCAGCCCGGAGATGTAGACATTGCCGATACCTACGACAGACCTGATTATGCTTATCAGTTGGAAGAGCGCTTACAATGGAACCCTTCTTCAAAATTGAGTACTATAACCGGTGTTGTTGCCAAACATTTTGTGGCGGCCAGGGATTATGGAAGTTTCGAGAGATACAGGTATAATAACTTTGCAGTTTATTTACAACAACAATATAAACCGGTAGAAAAGTTAAGTTTAATGGCCGGATACAGGCATGACTATACAAGTAGTTATGGAAGTGCGAATACACCCAGATTAAGTGCGATATATTTTTGGAATAAAGATTTGTCTTTTAAATTTCTTCTGGGAACTGCGTTTCGGGAACCCAGTGGAGAAGAGCTTTATTCTTTAACTCCTCAGAGAAAGCCCAATGAAAGCTTAAGACCGGAGCTACTCCGTTCTTATGAACTGGGTTTTGCTTATAGATTTTTGAAGCGTTATTTCGTTTCTGCTCAATCTTATTATAACTCGATATCTAACCTGATACTGGAAGTTCAAACCCAGGATAGAGCAGAAATTCAGGGAAAGTTTCCGAATGGAGATAATCCCTGGAACCAGTATCAAAATATCGGAAAAGCAAAAATTTTTGGTCTGGAGTTGGAAGGTAAATTGAGCATAACAGATTCTTTAAGTTTAGATAGCAACTATACCTATAATTATGGTTATTATTATGATCTCCCTTCCAGTCTACAAAAATCTCCCTCAACTGTAGGTAGAAAAGGAGATAATTTAAAAGATGATATTTATCTTGCTACCTATAAAGCCATTACCGGGAACGATTCGGTTATCTCTAAGGGAGAAATACCGAATATCGCACCTAATAAGTTTTTTCTGGGCTTTAGTTATTTTATCAGAAAAAATGTATCGGTGTATATGGGTATGAATTTTGTTGATGCAAGAAAAACTATCGCGACTAATCCGGAGAAAAAAGTAGCTCCTTATAAATTTATAAAATTCAACTTTCGTTGGGAGGATTTTTTATATGAAGGAATGTATGTTCAGGTACATATAAATAACCTCTGGAATGAGCAATTTTTCGATCCGGGGATTCGGGTGGCAGATGGGAATTTTTATCCTAGTTTACATCCATTAGAAAGAAGAAATATCTGGCTCACACTCGGTTATAAGTTTTAA
- a CDS encoding DUF2330 domain-containing protein, which produces MKPFSILVFLSILNPIYLYSFCGFFVAQADSKLFNNSSRVVLIRNEQKTTIGMMNDYKGDLKNFALVVPVPEVIKKSQIETKKALLFDKLDAYTAPRLVDYFDPNPCPDVSARRRASRFSETASARGLTATEEARIMPVYTPRELGITIEESYTVGEYDIEVLSAKYSSGLETYLLQNKYKIPEGASKAFKPYIKQDMKFFVAKVSLDTLKKGDTQFLSPLFFHFETPRFMLPIRLGMINSEGEQDLFVFTLSRIGRVETKNYRTRKLPSDTELPEYIENDFPNLYKTIFKRIVEKDKLENVYTEYVWNLNQICDPCTASPYSKDDLEELGVDWLSASPETGYQLLSDDVFLTRLHLRYTEKTFPEDLEFQETPDKDNFQTRFIVHHPYSWHGDEAKCECFREYMEKLQKRKKFWTDNLHSLTGMSKAEITAKMNAYVPDRKKRNERLGKIWTGSSPFFRPVPIQYSNRFEEWFFNLGK; this is translated from the coding sequence ATGAAACCATTCAGTATATTAGTATTTTTATCTATTCTAAACCCCATTTATCTTTATAGCTTTTGCGGTTTTTTTGTAGCTCAGGCTGATTCCAAACTATTCAATAATTCCTCCCGGGTAGTTCTTATCCGTAATGAACAAAAGACAACTATAGGAATGATGAATGATTATAAAGGTGATTTGAAGAATTTTGCCCTTGTTGTCCCGGTTCCCGAAGTAATAAAGAAAAGCCAGATAGAGACCAAAAAAGCCCTGCTCTTTGATAAGCTCGATGCCTATACTGCCCCGAGGTTGGTAGATTATTTTGATCCGAACCCCTGCCCTGATGTTTCAGCTAGAAGACGTGCAAGTCGCTTTTCTGAAACGGCTTCCGCCAGGGGGCTTACCGCAACAGAAGAGGCCCGAATAATGCCTGTTTATACCCCAAGAGAATTAGGTATTACGATTGAAGAGTCTTATACTGTAGGAGAATATGATATCGAAGTTCTATCCGCCAAGTATTCTTCTGGTCTCGAAACCTATCTTTTGCAGAATAAGTATAAAATTCCGGAAGGAGCCTCAAAAGCATTTAAACCCTATATCAAACAGGACATGAAATTCTTTGTAGCTAAGGTGAGTCTGGATACATTAAAAAAAGGAGATACTCAATTTTTAAGTCCATTATTCTTCCATTTCGAAACTCCTCGTTTTATGCTTCCGATTCGACTGGGGATGATAAACTCGGAAGGGGAGCAGGACCTATTTGTTTTTACTTTATCTCGAATCGGTAGAGTTGAGACGAAAAATTACAGAACCCGAAAACTTCCCTCGGATACAGAACTACCGGAATATATTGAAAATGATTTCCCGAATTTGTATAAAACTATTTTTAAAAGAATAGTAGAAAAAGATAAATTAGAGAATGTATATACTGAATATGTGTGGAATTTAAACCAGATCTGCGATCCCTGCACAGCCAGTCCGTATAGTAAGGATGATTTGGAAGAATTGGGTGTAGACTGGTTAAGTGCTTCTCCTGAAACCGGGTATCAATTATTATCTGATGATGTTTTTTTAACCAGACTTCACCTTCGTTACACAGAAAAAACATTCCCGGAAGATCTGGAGTTTCAAGAAACACCAGATAAGGACAACTTTCAAACCCGTTTTATTGTGCATCACCCTTACTCATGGCATGGTGATGAAGCTAAATGTGAATGTTTCAGAGAATATATGGAGAAACTGCAAAAGAGGAAGAAGTTCTGGACGGATAACTTGCATTCTTTAACCGGGATGAGTAAAGCAGAAATCACTGCGAAGATGAATGCTTATGTTCCCGATAGGAAAAAAAGAAATGAACGATTAGGGAAAATATGGACAGGAAGCTCTCCTTTTTTCCGTCCGGTTCCTATTCAATACTCAAACCGCTTTGAAGAGTGGTTTTTTAACCTGGGCAAATAA
- a CDS encoding helicase, translating to MEQESILIQELSKLDLNELKKIATIWNISKTSGKDKKSLNHLLYESFQDEFHLRGVLEKLSPLQVTIYSLILKNKNVQTLGEIVRKVALQAINVEMELNVLRKYSLVYQRKNRERLTNNLDKYHAFEEIARLIKLDTNTKGEKFKLSLEKELGKLAIEKFPESWIKSCYKGKKTTKVEDYAKFAASEEGIEAALATIDEAEKDVLIYVFTHGGVVEAEVLRNYININRGKFEVMVPSLLDKFLILDEYFIDEKFMRVITFPKEVFDYFQKKPLVASAKKGTRQKQEKICTNELDFFLNIKKMISYISRKGLTLAKSGKIKQADNKRTEQELLKPDIEIFPEKGQVYQIELVLPILRLLNLLDIKGENVILTGDIDVILKRDIFELMNLVIHEVNEFRTKRLNYPEVFSAQEVPFYDKPILDRCVKIVMASPERVNLSVIFANVVREQLVFSPGFKIKNFEEDLGDLRKEIVSAIFYLHLFGLFEVEYPTRSLALSPLGKHYYQMMPVSRETEKGGITINPDFSIIAFPEKCSIYGIHILKAFTELKDYDRVYTFQLNKDSFQQGILLGYSKEVFVNFLKESSKAELAQNLLFLLEDWGTNLPVVQIKEDCVLVQTADQTVMELLVGQIKGKKIILEEISPTAIIIDKSKIQDVILISEKLNLIIKLMR from the coding sequence ATGGAACAAGAATCAATTTTAATTCAGGAACTATCAAAACTCGATCTCAATGAACTCAAGAAAATAGCTACCATCTGGAACATTTCCAAAACCAGCGGCAAAGATAAGAAAAGCCTCAATCATCTTCTTTACGAGTCGTTTCAGGATGAGTTTCATCTGAGAGGTGTTTTAGAAAAGCTATCTCCCCTTCAGGTAACCATTTACAGCCTGATTTTGAAAAATAAAAATGTTCAGACTCTCGGGGAAATCGTGAGAAAGGTAGCTTTGCAGGCCATTAACGTAGAAATGGAGTTAAACGTCCTGAGAAAATACTCTCTGGTTTACCAGAGGAAAAACCGGGAACGGCTGACCAATAATCTTGATAAGTATCATGCTTTTGAAGAAATTGCCAGACTGATAAAGCTCGATACAAACACGAAGGGAGAAAAATTTAAATTATCCCTTGAAAAAGAACTCGGAAAGTTAGCTATAGAAAAATTTCCGGAAAGTTGGATCAAGAGTTGCTATAAAGGTAAAAAGACCACTAAAGTTGAAGATTATGCGAAGTTTGCAGCTTCCGAAGAGGGTATAGAAGCAGCCCTCGCTACGATTGATGAAGCAGAAAAAGATGTATTAATTTATGTATTTACTCATGGTGGGGTAGTCGAAGCCGAAGTCTTGAGAAATTATATCAATATAAATCGTGGAAAATTTGAAGTGATGGTTCCCTCCTTACTTGATAAGTTTTTGATTCTGGATGAATATTTTATTGATGAGAAGTTTATGCGGGTCATCACCTTCCCGAAAGAGGTTTTTGATTACTTCCAGAAAAAGCCCCTAGTTGCTTCAGCTAAAAAAGGAACCCGGCAAAAACAGGAAAAAATTTGCACTAATGAATTAGATTTTTTTCTAAATATCAAAAAAATGATTTCTTATATTTCCAGAAAAGGTCTGACCCTGGCCAAATCTGGAAAGATAAAACAGGCAGATAATAAGCGTACCGAACAGGAATTACTCAAACCTGATATTGAAATTTTCCCGGAGAAAGGCCAGGTTTACCAGATTGAACTGGTTTTACCTATTTTAAGACTTTTAAATCTACTCGATATAAAGGGAGAAAATGTAATATTAACCGGGGATATTGATGTTATTCTAAAAAGAGACATTTTCGAACTCATGAATCTGGTGATTCACGAAGTGAACGAGTTTCGAACCAAGCGTTTGAATTATCCGGAGGTTTTTTCTGCCCAGGAAGTTCCTTTTTACGATAAGCCCATTTTGGACCGCTGCGTTAAAATCGTGATGGCTTCCCCGGAAAGGGTAAACCTTTCTGTAATTTTTGCGAATGTTGTAAGAGAGCAGCTTGTTTTTTCACCCGGTTTTAAAATTAAAAATTTCGAAGAAGACCTTGGAGATCTGAGAAAAGAGATTGTAAGTGCCATTTTTTATCTACACCTGTTTGGCCTTTTTGAAGTAGAATATCCGACTCGCTCCCTGGCTCTTTCCCCTCTGGGTAAGCATTATTATCAGATGATGCCGGTATCGAGAGAAACCGAAAAAGGTGGAATTACCATTAACCCGGACTTCTCCATCATTGCTTTTCCGGAGAAATGTTCTATTTACGGCATTCATATACTTAAGGCCTTTACCGAGCTGAAAGATTATGACAGGGTATATACCTTCCAGTTGAATAAAGATTCCTTTCAACAGGGAATTCTTCTGGGGTACAGCAAAGAAGTATTTGTAAATTTCTTAAAAGAATCCAGCAAAGCTGAACTGGCCCAAAACCTCCTCTTCTTATTAGAAGATTGGGGAACCAACTTACCTGTAGTGCAGATTAAGGAAGATTGCGTTCTGGTTCAAACAGCCGATCAAACTGTGATGGAGTTATTAGTTGGACAGATAAAGGGCAAAAAAATCATTCTTGAAGAAATTAGCCCTACTGCCATCATTATTGATAAGTCTAAAATCCAGGATGTAATCCTAATTTCAGAAAAACTTAACTTGATTATTAAATTAATGAGATAG
- a CDS encoding sulfite exporter TauE/SafE family protein — MKLEQYIKLILVGMMGGLISSLFGVGGGIIFVPAFNSILGLDMKKSIGTSLTCIVPISIISAYAHYIRLHEHFPWQETTFLAIAAVLAAQIGVYLVHKLRSTALMYIFSIYLILTCFKILFFPAIEHSPQQHFLPSTSIMVAIGSVTGLLSSLLGIGGGVVIVSSLNGFFGTDMILSVTLSLLVIVPTTLSGFLGHLRRDNIEWKFIAPIVIPALFFAYLGVGLSYKLGSDTLKYLFCSFAIFISIRLILKARSGHGKHA, encoded by the coding sequence ATGAAACTTGAACAATATATAAAATTAATTTTAGTTGGGATGATGGGTGGACTTATATCCAGTTTGTTTGGTGTAGGTGGAGGAATTATTTTTGTCCCGGCTTTTAACTCGATCCTCGGATTGGATATGAAAAAGTCAATCGGAACTTCCCTGACCTGTATTGTACCCATCAGTATTATCAGTGCTTATGCCCATTATATTCGTCTTCATGAACACTTTCCCTGGCAAGAAACAACCTTTCTTGCGATTGCCGCAGTTCTTGCAGCCCAGATTGGAGTTTATCTGGTACACAAACTCCGTTCAACCGCGTTGATGTATATTTTCTCTATTTATCTTATCTTAACCTGCTTTAAAATATTGTTTTTCCCGGCTATTGAACATTCACCACAGCAACATTTCTTGCCATCCACATCCATCATGGTGGCCATCGGAAGTGTTACAGGACTTTTAAGTAGTCTTCTGGGCATAGGTGGAGGGGTTGTAATTGTAAGTAGTTTGAACGGTTTTTTTGGTACCGATATGATTTTGAGTGTAACCTTAAGCCTATTAGTCATTGTACCCACGACTCTTTCCGGTTTCCTGGGCCATTTGAGAAGGGACAATATTGAATGGAAATTCATCGCCCCTATTGTAATTCCGGCACTATTCTTTGCTTATCTGGGAGTCGGACTCAGCTACAAATTGGGTAGCGATACTTTAAAATATCTCTTCTGTAGTTTCGCAATTTTTATTTCCATTCGACTGATTTTAAAAGCCAGAAGCGGACACGGAAAGCATGCCTGA
- a CDS encoding site-specific DNA-methyltransferase codes for MHTQLKRDLERVEFGEFWTSKQRQSHNIHYAVSYRASFKPELPSFFINEFLNKKSRVILDPFGGRGTTTLEANLLGHYAIHNDISPISIFLASSRQTIPSLADLENKLNSLDLSKKVKESKEDEGLLAFFHKDTLKEIKNLKQLYKKDSSAEMQYIMLTALSRLHGHSPGFFSVYTFPQFSISPEAQKKNNIKRNQTPEYRAVKPRILAKMKRDLSSPLPPFYHEFARHNIYSNHSATNMFSLSDSIADLAVTSPPFLDKVDYIQDNWMKTWFLGYDKEDVKDISIIHNLDSWTSFIQATLKECSRVMKKKALFVIEVGEVKKGKEMINLDELVIQASKNTNMNWVKTYINSQSFTKLSNCWNVSNNKLGTNTNRCVVFENLK; via the coding sequence CTGCATACACAGCTCAAAAGAGATTTAGAGAGAGTCGAATTTGGAGAATTTTGGACATCAAAACAAAGACAGTCACATAACATTCACTATGCGGTTAGTTACAGGGCTTCCTTTAAACCGGAACTTCCTTCTTTTTTTATTAATGAGTTTCTAAATAAGAAAAGCAGAGTTATCCTGGATCCATTTGGTGGAAGGGGTACAACTACATTAGAAGCTAATTTATTAGGACATTATGCAATTCATAATGATATAAGTCCTATATCAATTTTCCTGGCAAGTTCAAGACAGACAATTCCTTCCCTTGCAGACCTGGAAAACAAACTTAATTCTCTCGACCTTTCAAAAAAAGTAAAAGAATCCAAAGAAGATGAAGGTCTCCTCGCTTTCTTTCATAAAGATACTTTAAAGGAAATAAAAAACTTAAAACAGCTTTATAAAAAAGATTCTTCAGCAGAAATGCAGTATATTATGTTAACTGCTCTTTCTCGATTACACGGACATAGTCCGGGCTTCTTTTCGGTTTATACCTTCCCCCAATTTTCGATTTCTCCGGAAGCTCAGAAGAAAAACAATATTAAAAGAAATCAAACTCCGGAATACAGAGCCGTGAAACCGAGAATACTGGCGAAGATGAAGAGAGATCTTTCAAGTCCCTTACCTCCTTTTTATCATGAATTTGCAAGGCACAATATCTACAGTAATCATTCTGCGACAAACATGTTTTCCCTGTCAGATTCGATAGCCGATTTGGCTGTAACCTCTCCTCCATTTTTGGATAAGGTAGATTACATACAGGACAATTGGATGAAAACCTGGTTTTTAGGTTATGATAAAGAAGATGTAAAAGACATTTCTATTATACATAATCTTGATTCCTGGACCTCTTTTATACAGGCAACACTCAAAGAGTGTTCAAGGGTAATGAAAAAGAAAGCCCTGTTTGTTATTGAGGTTGGAGAAGTAAAAAAAGGAAAAGAGATGATAAATCTTGATGAACTCGTAATTCAAGCTTCAAAAAATACAAATATGAACTGGGTTAAAACCTATATAAATTCACAATCCTTCACCAAACTTTCTAACTGCTGGAATGTTTCGAATAATAAATTAGGAACCAATACAAACCGTTGTGTCGTATTTGAAAACTTAAAATGA